In Eleutherodactylus coqui strain aEleCoq1 chromosome 4, aEleCoq1.hap1, whole genome shotgun sequence, the following are encoded in one genomic region:
- the ZBTB21 gene encoding zinc finger and BTB domain-containing protein 21, which translates to MDGLLHYINPAHAISLLSALNEERLKGQLCDVLLIVGDQKFRAHKNVLAASSEYFHSLFMDKNNESQNVFQLDFCEADAFDNVLNYIYSSSLFAEKGSLAAIQELGYSLGISFLTNILSKTPQAPLSSCKKSGYHEDDDNGTPQRSVIVCQNKEAQSKDVGTLHHDRNQASRPSSTGRASSSRHHMRTSDSLSSFLASERKWHGASNSGEQSSSSKRKNFTPQSAFEYEDDGIEDHPSASGLSRGNDVSELFKKKTVPPSIGSTEPPFMLPKTERASPQIKKEEDDMTYYQGVSAPPTNTSSPQIDRSGPLVKSLLRRSLSMDSPVPAYSQIVDFHSIQETASLKGTSKEHVPSGMSRRHILKGIVDKSKEKPMDLVRTIATYSVATDTHLDKDIRVKTEPNSPASEPSEILRVTVGDQAQSRTVTPDQEIPVSRFNKRKFPADRRQLPRRIRMKEPIPPEFDGSMGEGAAAVDHFSDSDDSHEMSIALPEIHHDKKFKCKHCLKIFRSTAGLNRHMNMYHNPEKPYSCDICFKRFHTNFKVWTHCQTQHGIVKNPSPASSTQAVLDEKFQRKLIDIVREREIKKALIYKLRRGKPGFPGSASSQAQALKRSLRSRTKSAYTCNYCGKSYRFLSQFKQHCKMHPGEKSSYGSRHLRPKAASPPKSPEDSKEIFRCRHCNLKLSSFLEQGNHERMCRNATLCPYCSLRFATPELKNEHDPKCEYKKLTCLECMRTFKSSFSIWRHQVEVHNQNTMAPTENFSLPMLDHNGDMNSTQRVQSLSEPSKGSSFLTPKDDGVYSDSSEHMNFDSEESNCLPEDLSVSKQFDVKIKEELTDEMEDGSEALYSHKDDESTSERGVWSCEKCGKMFTVHKQLERHQELLCSVKPFICHVCNKAFRTNFRLWSHFQSHMAQGEESAFKEPEGGAPVSSPSPPPPPPPPPPPPPPPPPPPTTLPPPPPLKMQSIEPERRKTVPNKPSSTEKMFAPQESDTLFYHAPPLSAITFKRQFMCKLCHRTFKTAFSLWSHEQTHN; encoded by the coding sequence GCGCATAAAAATGTACTGGCCGCGAGCAGCGAGTATTTCCACAGCCTCTTCATGGACAAAAATAACGAGTCTCAAAATGTCTTTCAACTGGACTTTTGTGAAGCGGATGCATTCGACAACGTGTTAAACTACATTTACTCTTCGTCATTATTTGCCGAGAAGGGAAGTCTCGCAGCCATACAAGAGCTGGGCTATAGCTTGGGTATCAGTTTTCTGACAAACATCCTCTCCAAAACCCCTCAAGCGCCATTGTCTTCATGCAAGAAGTCAGGATACCACGAAGATGACGACAATGGAACACCGCAAAGAAGTGTCATAGTTTGCCAAAACAAAGAGGCTCAGAGCAAAGATGTTGGAACTTTACACCACGATAGAAACCAGGCATCAAGGCCTTCATCTACAGGCAGAGCATCCTCATCTAGACATCATATGCGAACATCCGATTCACTTTCTAGCTTCTTGGCTTCTGAGAGGAAGTGGCACGGGGCCTCTAACTCAGGTGAGCAAAGCAGTTCGTCGAAAAGGAAAAACTTTACGCCTCAAAGTGCATTTGAATACGAGGACGACGGGATTGAAGACCACCCAAGCGCATCTGGCTTATCGAGGGGAAATGATGTATCAGAGCTATTCAAGAAAAAAACGGTGCCACCATCCATCGGTTCAACGGAGCCGCCTTTTATGCTACCGAAAACAGAAAGGGCGAGTCCACAGATTAAAAAGGAAGAAGATGACATGACCTATTATCAAGGCGTCTCCGCTCCTCCTACTAACACATCAAGCCCGCAAATTGATCGCAGCGGGCCACTTGTTAAGAGTCTTCTGAGAAGATCGCTCTCCATGGATAGTCCGGTTCCTGCTTACTCACAGATTGTTGATTTTCATTCCATTCAAGAGACCGCCTCTCTTAAAGGAACATCAAAAGAGCACGTGCCCAGTGGAATGTCTCGTAGGCACATATTAAAAGGAATCGTAgataaaagcaaagaaaaaccGATGGATCTCGTAAGAACCATCGCGACATATTCAGTGGCCACCGATACCCATCTTGACAAGGACATTCGCGTAAAGACTGAGCCCAATAGCCCTGCTTCAGAACCTTCAGAGATACTTCGGGTAACAGTGGGAGATCAAGCACAAAGTAGAACTGTCACTCCAGATCAGGAGATCCCTGTAAGTAGGTTTAATAAAAGAAAGTTTCCAGCCGATAGAAGACAGCTACCTAGAAGAATACGAATGAAAGAACCTATTCCTCCAGAGTTTGATGGTAGCATGGGGGAAGGTGCTGCCGCTGTCGATCATTTTTCCGATTCTGATGATAGCCACGAAATGAGTATTGCGTTGCCAGAAATCCACCACGACAAAAAATTCAAATGCAAACATTGCCTTAAAATTTTTCGCTCGACCGCCGGTCTTAATCGTCACATGAACATGTACCACAATCCGGAGAAACCTTATTCTTGTGACATTTGCTTCAAAAGGTTCCATACAAACTTTAAAGTGTGGACCCATTGTCAGACGCAGCATGGCATCGTGAAAAACCCATCACCCGCTTCCAGCACACAAGCTGTTTTAGATGAAAAATTCCAAAGGAAGTTAATAGACATTGTAAGAGAAAGGGAAATCAAAAAAGCACTTATCTATAAACTGAGAAGAGGCAAACCAGGCTTTCCGGGATCAGCAAGTAGCCAAGCACAAGCCCTGAAACGAAGCCTCAGGTCAAGAACCAAATCTGCTTATACCTGCAACTATTGCGGGAAGTCTTATCGGTTCTTATCTCAGTTTAAGCAGCACTGCAAAATGCATCCAGGGGAGAAGTCTTCATACGGCAGCAGACATCTTAGACCTAAAGCTGCATCCCCTCCAAAGAGTCCTGAAGATAGTAAAGAGATATTTAGATGCAGGCACTGCAATTTAAAGCTGTCCTCCTTTCTTGAACAGGGAAACCATGAGAGGATGTGCCGAAATGCAACTCTGTGTCCATACTGTAGCCTTCGATTTGCTACTCCAGAACTTAAGAATGAACATGACCCAAAGTGCGAGTATAAGAAACTTACGTGTCTGGAGTGCATGAGAACTTTTAAATCGTCTTTCAGTATTTGGCGTCATCAAGTGGAAGTTCACAACCAAAACACAATGGCTCCAACCGAAAACTTTTCATTACCGATGCTTGACCACAACGGGGACATGAACAGTACACAGAGGGTGCAGTCTTTATCGGAACCTAGCAAGGGGTCAAGCTTTCTTACACCTAAGGATGACGGTGTGTATAGTGACTCTTCGGAACATATGAACTTCGATTCAGAGGAGTCAAACTGTCTCCCCGAAGATCTTAGCGTTTCCAAGCAATTCGACGTGAAGATCAAGGAAGAACTTACGGATGAAATGGAAGATGGCTCTGAAGCGCTATACAGCCATAAAGATGATGAGTCCACCTCAGAACGGGGTGTGTGGTCATGTGAAAAATGCGGTAAAATGTTTACAGTTCACAAGCAACTAGAACGTCATCAAGAACTATTGTGTTCAGTCAAGCCTTTCATTTGTCACGTATGCAACAAAGCCTTCCGAACGAATTTTCGTCTCTGGAGTCACTTTCAATCACATATGGCACAAGGAGAAGAATCTGCTTTCAAGGAACCAGAAGGTGGTGCTCCTGTAAGCtccccatcaccacctcctccaccgccgccaccaccaccccctcctcctcctccaccaccaccacctacaACGCTGCCACCCCCTCCGCCACTCAAAATGCAGTCCATAGAACCAGAAAGACGCAAAACCGTTCCAAACAAGCCAAGTTCCACAGAAAAAATGTTTGCTCCCCAGGAATCGGATACTCTTTTCTACCATGCTCCGCCTCTGTCGGCCATTACATTCAAGAGACAGTTTATGTGTAAACTGTGTCACAGAACCTTTAAAACGGCCTTCAGTTTATGGAGTCATGAGCAGACACACAACTGA